Proteins encoded together in one Actinomycetota bacterium window:
- a CDS encoding transglutaminase-like domain-containing protein, whose amino-acid sequence MDAVESFRSLVTRPDDEIDLGRAALAIAAADHPDLEPEKWLGRMDDYAYGVDDLDSLRRRLFNELGFDGERDTYYEPESSFLDVAIDRRRSIPITLSVLTIEVGRRAGIKLDGIGMPGHFLVRSPLTGDYIDPFFNGELLDEEGVEARFRQVTGVPAAVKFVPGMRPVSSRQEILARMLNNLKAIYKARSDGRSLEWVLRMRLAMPIIPREEVAGLGEALALQGRVREGAAEVMAVAEAHPELAERLKAAARSLRSSLN is encoded by the coding sequence TTGGATGCAGTAGAGAGCTTTCGGAGCCTGGTCACCCGGCCCGACGATGAGATCGACCTCGGCCGGGCTGCGCTGGCCATTGCCGCCGCCGACCACCCCGACCTGGAGCCGGAGAAGTGGTTGGGCCGGATGGATGACTACGCCTACGGGGTGGACGACCTCGACTCCCTAAGGCGGCGATTGTTCAACGAGCTGGGATTCGATGGCGAGCGGGACACCTACTACGAGCCGGAAAGCTCGTTTCTGGATGTCGCCATCGACAGACGCCGGAGCATACCGATCACCCTTTCCGTTCTGACGATCGAGGTGGGGCGCAGGGCCGGGATCAAGCTCGACGGCATTGGGATGCCGGGCCATTTCCTGGTCCGGTCACCGCTGACCGGAGACTACATCGACCCCTTCTTCAACGGCGAGCTGCTGGACGAGGAGGGTGTCGAGGCCCGGTTCAGACAGGTGACGGGGGTGCCGGCCGCGGTGAAGTTCGTCCCGGGGATGCGCCCGGTATCGAGCAGGCAGGAGATCCTGGCGAGGATGCTGAACAACCTAAAGGCGATCTACAAGGCACGGAGCGACGGGCGGTCGTTGGAGTGGGTGTTGCGGATGCGGCTGGCGATGCCGATCATTCCCCGGGAGGAGGTCGCAGGCCTGGGCGAAGCGCTGGCCCTACAAGGCCGGGTCCGGGAGGGAGCGGCCGAGGTAATGGCCGTTGCCGAGGCGCATCCGGAGCTTGCCGAGCGGTTGAAGGCAGCGGCGAGGTCGCTGCGATCGTCGCTCAACTAG
- a CDS encoding S8 family serine peptidase, protein MRVRKLVALAAAWVLVAAFPVSARTDDPLYDQIWGMRRIGAEAAWQFSRGEGVVIAVIDTGVDLEHPDLKDQLVTGLSVVGEGQPDDKHGHGSLIAGIAAAKSDNGEGISGVAPDAKVLPVRVFDAAGSATSSSVARAIRFAVDAADRRHAKLVLNLSFVGPSQPQSVVDGDPGSAIFGDEAVKRAIADAAAAGAVVVTAAGNESAPHTAFDPPSHQGIIVVGASDKEDKCTGFTNYGPGLDILAPGVGILSTYWNSPEDKSGYAYADGTSMAVPFVAGAAALLMSEGLNNVETVDRMISTARGPGVACHDEDTRYRVLDVAAAFGVARENVGDDDNNTEPTTPIPSALILQGEGNGPVVVDPETGAQAQAPTEQVNGLLQFTPLRALATSLLFVVLTFMLLARTFGEPEDP, encoded by the coding sequence ATGCGCGTTAGAAAACTCGTCGCCCTGGCAGCCGCCTGGGTGCTCGTCGCCGCCTTCCCGGTGAGCGCCCGCACCGACGACCCCCTCTACGACCAGATCTGGGGGATGCGCCGCATCGGGGCTGAGGCCGCGTGGCAATTCTCCCGGGGCGAAGGGGTTGTCATCGCGGTGATCGACACCGGGGTCGACCTCGAACACCCCGACCTCAAGGACCAACTCGTTACGGGGTTGAGCGTGGTCGGTGAAGGCCAGCCGGACGACAAGCACGGCCACGGCAGCTTGATTGCAGGGATCGCGGCCGCAAAGTCGGACAACGGCGAGGGTATCTCCGGGGTGGCCCCCGATGCCAAGGTGCTGCCCGTACGGGTCTTCGACGCCGCCGGGAGCGCCACCTCGAGCAGCGTCGCCCGCGCCATCCGCTTTGCGGTCGACGCAGCCGACCGCCGGCACGCCAAGCTGGTCCTCAACCTGAGCTTCGTCGGTCCGTCCCAGCCCCAGTCGGTGGTGGACGGTGACCCGGGCTCCGCGATCTTCGGCGACGAGGCGGTCAAGCGGGCGATCGCAGACGCCGCCGCCGCCGGCGCGGTGGTAGTGACCGCGGCAGGCAACGAGTCCGCCCCGCACACCGCTTTCGACCCACCGAGCCACCAGGGGATCATCGTCGTGGGAGCCAGCGACAAAGAGGACAAGTGCACCGGTTTCACCAACTACGGCCCGGGCCTGGACATCCTGGCGCCGGGAGTAGGCATCCTGTCCACGTACTGGAATTCCCCCGAGGACAAGTCCGGCTACGCATACGCCGACGGGACTTCGATGGCGGTGCCCTTCGTTGCGGGAGCGGCGGCCCTGCTGATGTCCGAGGGCCTCAACAACGTCGAGACGGTCGACCGGATGATCAGCACCGCCCGGGGCCCGGGGGTCGCGTGCCACGACGAGGACACTCGGTACCGGGTCCTGGACGTGGCGGCAGCCTTCGGGGTCGCGAGGGAAAATGTCGGCGACGACGACAATAACACCGAGCCCACCACCCCGATCCCCTCGGCCCTCATCCTCCAGGGCGAAGGGAACGGCCCGGTGGTGGTCGACCCGGAAACCGGCGCCCAGGCGCAGGCGCCCACCGAACAGGTCAACGGCCTGCTGCAGTTCACGCCGCTGCGGGCGCTGGCCACGAGCCTTTTGTTTGTGGTGCTCACCTTCATGCTGCTGGCCCGGACATTCGGCGAGCCGGAAGACCCCTAA
- a CDS encoding DUF4239 domain-containing protein, which translates to MTELFRSFLNNVPAGWMLLMVVGGLTGAAAAVAVVLDRLFPQLHGREDGGGSYGLRETYGAFYFFLLALVIANIQTTTGEADERVITEASAVARMVNGAGILPGEYRARLDGAVSDYLHAVVEKEFPSMREGKVSRETSAALGELYRVVQEFRPQTSVEEAFYSDALSHLGEITSARRHRLSIAEGSAVPELLKVFIIGGLVLFLALFYPASIPSLRRRATVFATFALIGSFALLLTIQLDYPFSGTVSVSSRPFQEFALAQYF; encoded by the coding sequence ATGACCGAGCTGTTCCGATCGTTTTTGAACAACGTCCCCGCGGGCTGGATGCTGCTGATGGTGGTCGGGGGACTAACCGGAGCCGCGGCCGCAGTCGCAGTCGTGCTCGACCGGCTGTTTCCCCAGCTGCACGGCAGAGAGGACGGGGGTGGTTCGTACGGCCTGCGGGAGACCTACGGCGCCTTCTACTTCTTCCTCCTGGCACTGGTGATCGCCAACATCCAGACCACCACAGGTGAGGCGGATGAGAGGGTGATAACCGAGGCATCCGCGGTCGCACGGATGGTCAACGGCGCGGGGATCCTGCCGGGTGAGTACCGGGCAAGGCTGGACGGCGCGGTATCGGACTACCTGCACGCGGTGGTGGAGAAGGAGTTCCCGTCGATGCGGGAGGGAAAGGTGAGCCGGGAGACCTCTGCGGCCCTTGGCGAGCTCTACAGGGTGGTCCAGGAGTTCCGGCCCCAAACCTCGGTGGAGGAGGCTTTCTACTCCGACGCCCTGTCTCACCTCGGGGAGATCACCTCCGCGCGCCGCCACCGGCTGAGCATCGCAGAGGGTTCGGCGGTTCCGGAGCTGCTCAAGGTGTTCATAATCGGGGGCCTGGTGCTGTTCCTGGCGCTGTTCTACCCGGCTTCGATCCCGAGCCTGAGGCGGCGGGCGACGGTCTTTGCGACGTTCGCCCTGATCGGCTCCTTCGCTCTGCTGCTCACCATCCAGCTGGACTACCCGTTCTCGGGGACCGTCTCGGTCAGCTCCCGACCGTTCCAGGAGTTTGCCCTGGCACAGTATTTCTAA
- a CDS encoding YdcF family protein, whose product MKVLRRIVYLAAPAACLLAVYLVAAGMTPGVEASDVAIVFGSKVEESGDPSARLKARLDTSA is encoded by the coding sequence GTGAAGGTTCTGCGGCGGATCGTCTACCTGGCTGCGCCGGCCGCATGCCTGTTAGCGGTTTACCTGGTCGCCGCCGGAATGACCCCCGGTGTTGAAGCCTCGGACGTGGCGATCGTCTTCGGGAGCAAGGTGGAGGAGTCCGGCGATCCCTCGGCCCGCCTGAAGGCCAGGCTGGATACCTCGGCG
- a CDS encoding rhodanese-like domain-containing protein, producing the protein MDPSQRQSILQQARKSVPEVSPQDAAAELDAGTVGIFLDVREAHELRKGYVPGAVRIVLDEIPDAGDPDSKFADETLTAHKDDRIVVYCATGVRSLIGGYYLQKLGYSNVVSMAGGIQGWQQAGNPTER; encoded by the coding sequence ATGGACCCAAGCCAGCGACAGTCGATTCTTCAGCAGGCCCGAAAGAGCGTTCCCGAGGTGAGTCCGCAGGACGCCGCGGCGGAGCTGGATGCCGGCACGGTGGGAATATTCCTTGACGTCCGGGAGGCCCACGAGCTGCGCAAGGGGTACGTCCCGGGCGCCGTCCGCATCGTCCTGGACGAGATCCCGGACGCCGGAGACCCGGACTCGAAGTTCGCCGACGAGACGCTCACCGCCCACAAGGACGACCGCATCGTGGTCTACTGCGCCACCGGCGTGCGGTCTTTGATCGGCGGCTACTACCTGCAGAAGCTCGGCTACTCGAACGTCGTCTCGATGGCCGGCGGGATCCAGGGCTGGCAGCAGGCGGGGAACCCGACCGAGCGGTAG
- a CDS encoding acetoin utilization protein AcuC has protein sequence MGDRVELVQYGEGAWYDLGPSHPLKPARVLLTYRLIADYGILDSPGVGSVDARDATDTEIRLVHSAPYIEAVKLAGRGKRGPWWEFGFGPGDNPVFPNMHEASARVAGASIVAAEALYSGRADHVFNPSGGLHHAMPDRASGFCVYDDPAVAIAWLQKQGVGRVAYVDVDAHHGDGPQAIFYDNPEVLTISLHQSGATLFPGTGFVDEIGGRGAEGYSVNVPLPPYTPDDLWLRAFDRVVPPILEAFRPEVLVTQLGCDTHCTDPLTNLLLTTGAFFETGRRLHELAHSTAGGRWLATGGGGYQWAKVVPRAWTIYFAEMAEFDLPDELPAVFLEEAERQAGDQVPGRLSEPEITGSPVTAAEIDDVVDEVQRVIFPYHGLG, from the coding sequence GTGGGCGATCGGGTGGAGCTGGTTCAGTACGGCGAGGGAGCGTGGTACGACCTCGGTCCCAGCCACCCTCTCAAGCCGGCTCGGGTCCTGCTCACCTACCGGCTGATCGCCGATTACGGGATTCTCGACAGCCCCGGGGTGGGCTCGGTGGACGCCCGGGACGCCACCGACACGGAGATCCGCCTCGTCCACAGTGCTCCGTATATCGAGGCCGTGAAGCTGGCCGGCCGCGGCAAGCGGGGCCCGTGGTGGGAGTTCGGCTTCGGGCCGGGCGACAACCCGGTGTTCCCCAACATGCACGAGGCGTCGGCCCGGGTTGCCGGGGCTTCGATCGTCGCCGCCGAGGCGCTCTATTCGGGCCGGGCGGACCACGTCTTCAACCCCTCCGGGGGCCTGCACCATGCGATGCCGGACCGGGCCAGCGGATTTTGCGTCTACGACGACCCGGCGGTTGCCATCGCGTGGCTGCAGAAGCAGGGGGTCGGCCGGGTCGCCTACGTCGACGTCGACGCCCACCACGGCGACGGTCCCCAGGCGATCTTCTACGACAACCCGGAGGTGCTGACGATTTCGCTCCACCAGTCGGGAGCCACACTGTTTCCGGGAACCGGTTTCGTGGACGAGATCGGCGGGAGGGGTGCTGAAGGTTATTCGGTCAACGTCCCTCTACCGCCCTACACCCCGGACGACCTGTGGCTGCGGGCCTTCGACCGGGTGGTGCCCCCGATCCTCGAGGCGTTCCGGCCGGAGGTGCTCGTCACCCAGCTGGGTTGCGACACCCACTGCACCGATCCCCTGACCAACCTGCTGCTGACCACCGGCGCGTTCTTCGAAACCGGACGGAGGCTTCACGAGCTGGCCCACAGCACTGCGGGAGGCAGGTGGCTGGCCACCGGGGGAGGCGGCTACCAGTGGGCCAAGGTAGTTCCCCGTGCGTGGACGATCTACTTTGCAGAGATGGCGGAGTTCGATCTGCCCGACGAGCTCCCCGCCGTTTTTCTGGAGGAGGCGGAACGCCAGGCGGGCGACCAGGTGCCCGGCCGGTTATCCGAGCCCGAGATCACCGGCTCACCCGTGACGGCCGCCGAGATCGACGACGTCGTCGACGAGGTCCAGAGGGTGATCTTTCCCTACCACGGCTTGGGGTAG
- a CDS encoding class I SAM-dependent methyltransferase: MAPKSSYDELHRTREWAYGEQPDRQLEQALSGSGAGRAVDLGGGQGRHALFLAGLGFDVDLVDLSAEALWQASRAAGTRGLKLRTVRANVAFYEPPPGLDLVVAALLFHVPARHASLAAAERLGAAMNPGALLYLSLPGFDEATRALADELFAAAGCAGGQVLRHVVTPEERPRLPVARRNETRAIGFRA; the protein is encoded by the coding sequence ATGGCCCCGAAATCCTCCTACGACGAGCTCCATCGCACGCGGGAGTGGGCCTACGGTGAGCAGCCAGACCGGCAGCTCGAGCAGGCCTTGTCAGGATCGGGCGCCGGCAGGGCTGTCGACCTGGGCGGCGGCCAGGGGCGCCACGCTCTTTTTCTAGCCGGTCTCGGCTTCGATGTCGACCTCGTGGACCTCTCCGCAGAAGCGCTTTGGCAAGCCTCCCGGGCTGCCGGGACCAGGGGGCTGAAGCTGCGCACCGTGCGAGCAAATGTAGCGTTCTACGAACCGCCCCCCGGGCTGGACCTCGTGGTGGCGGCACTGTTGTTCCATGTGCCGGCCCGGCACGCCAGCCTGGCCGCGGCGGAGCGCCTCGGCGCGGCGATGAACCCGGGAGCGCTTCTCTACCTGTCGTTGCCCGGGTTCGACGAGGCGACCCGGGCCCTGGCAGACGAGCTGTTTGCCGCCGCCGGATGCGCCGGTGGGCAGGTTCTCCGCCACGTCGTGACCCCGGAAGAGCGTCCCCGTCTGCCGGTGGCCCGCCGGAACGAGACCCGGGCTATCGGCTTCAGGGCTTAG
- a CDS encoding uracil-DNA glycosylase, with protein sequence MDAIEPSGESLQQIQAEVANCFKCPRLVAWREESAANPPARFRGQEYWARPVPGFGDPEARLLIVGLAPAAHGGNRTGRVFTGDRSGDWLVRALHRAGFANQPVSVDRSDGLELKDCYIAAAVRCVPPDNKPLPEERRTCLPYLVREMRALPRLQAIVTLGSIGWEATLPALRENGVEIPHPKPRFGHGVKVEIGGLHLIGSYHPSPQNTNTGRLSEQALDRIFVDAAELVDRLEPLRGKASWMQ encoded by the coding sequence ATGGATGCGATCGAGCCGTCCGGCGAGTCCCTGCAGCAGATTCAGGCCGAGGTGGCGAACTGTTTCAAATGCCCCCGCCTGGTTGCGTGGCGGGAGGAGAGCGCCGCCAACCCGCCGGCCCGGTTCCGGGGCCAGGAGTACTGGGCTCGCCCCGTGCCGGGGTTCGGCGACCCCGAGGCCCGGCTGCTGATCGTCGGGCTGGCGCCGGCGGCGCACGGCGGCAACCGGACCGGCCGGGTCTTCACCGGCGACCGCTCGGGAGACTGGCTGGTCCGGGCTCTGCACCGGGCAGGATTCGCCAACCAGCCGGTCTCGGTGGACCGGTCCGACGGCCTGGAGCTGAAGGACTGCTACATCGCCGCCGCAGTCCGGTGCGTGCCGCCCGACAACAAGCCGCTGCCCGAGGAGAGAAGAACCTGTCTTCCCTACCTGGTGAGGGAGATGAGGGCGTTGCCCCGTCTGCAGGCGATCGTGACGCTCGGTTCGATCGGCTGGGAGGCAACCCTCCCGGCGTTGAGAGAAAATGGCGTGGAGATCCCGCATCCGAAGCCCCGATTCGGGCACGGGGTCAAGGTTGAGATCGGTGGGCTGCACCTGATCGGCTCGTACCACCCGAGCCCCCAAAACACGAACACCGGCCGGCTCTCCGAGCAGGCCCTGGACCGGATATTTGTCGATGCCGCCGAGCTGGTCGACCGGCTGGAACCCTTGAGAGGTAAGGCCAGTTGGATGCAGTAG